A genome region from Pygocentrus nattereri isolate fPygNat1 chromosome 6, fPygNat1.pri, whole genome shotgun sequence includes the following:
- the vgll3 gene encoding transcription cofactor vestigial-like protein 3 — MSCLDVMYHQNYGAHHYLPATSVAAAAAYKAAYYHHHHHQQQKKFSAYSKMQGSVDLPVHCGQSKQAEKSRAEPDLQREEEQTAAEEARCKETQPAEAEYLSARCVLFTYFHGDIGDVVDEHFSRALSQPSAFTNDTKSNRHVSGVSWKDGGSLTDGQCGSLPSSLWSSSYPSQATSPCISSVHGDFPATATFHTADTGLWSGHSLTQPGLPPPSTLTDSWPYSLASQSGATYPHVHEMYPHVHPCHPHPHAHPMLHHAHSTALDPRFSPLLLPGMRPSCSPSSNPEGVKTELEPNGSTTPSWPASFHGSVDIYDTALEQDKAKASVWF; from the exons ATGAGTTGTCTGGATGTTATGTATCATCAGAATTATGGAGCTCATCACTACTTGCCAGCGACATCggtggcagcagcagcagcctacAAAGCAGCTTactatcaccaccatcatcatcagcaaCAG AAAAAGTTCAGCGCCTACAGCAAGATGCAAGGCTCTGTTGACTTGCCTGTGCACTGTGGCCAGAGTAAACAGGCTGAGAAGTCCAGGGCTGAGCCCGACCTTCAAAGAGAAGAGGAGCAGACTGCTGCAGAGGAGGCGAGGTGTAAGGAAACGCAGCCTGCAGAGGCTGAATACCTGAGTGCCAGGTGTGTGCTCTTCACGTATTTCCATGGGGACATCGGGGATGTGGTGGACGAGCACTTCTCCCGCGCCCTCAGTCAACCTAGTGCCTTCACTAACGACACCAAAAGTAACAGGCACGTCTCTGGAGTCTCATGGAAAG ATGGAGGCTCTCTCACTGATGGTCAGTGTGGCTCCTTGCCTTCCTCActgtggagcagcagttacCCATCACAGGCCACCAGCCCCTGCATCTCTTCTGTTCATGGTGACTTCCCTGCCACTGCAACCTTTCACACAGCAGACACTGGTCTTTGGAGTGGCCACAGCCTGACCCAGCCTGGGTTGCCCCCTCCATCGACCCTCACTGACTCCTGGCCCTACAGCCTGGCCAGCCAAAGTGGCGCCACATACCCTCACGTCCATGAGATGTACCCTCATGTGCATCCGTGCCACCCCCACCCTCACGCCCACCCCATGCTCCATCACGCCCACAGCACGGCCCTGGACCCCCGCTTCAGTCCACTTCTGCTGCCTGGCATGAGGCCATCCTGCAGCCCTTCCTCAAACCCAGAGGGAGTCAAGACAGAGCTGGAGCCCAATGGCTCTACAACACCCAGCTGGCCAGCCTCCTTCCATGGCTCTGTGGATATCTATGACACAG CATTGGAACAGGACAAAGCAAAGGCCAGTGTCTGGTTCTGA